The Acinonyx jubatus isolate Ajub_Pintada_27869175 chromosome D1, VMU_Ajub_asm_v1.0, whole genome shotgun sequence genome includes a window with the following:
- the CTSC gene encoding dipeptidyl peptidase 1 isoform X3, with the protein MGPRPQSLLAALLLLLAVAGPAYCDTPANCTYPDLLGTWVFQVGAVGSRSEVNCSVMGPPEKKVVVHLKKLDTAYDDFGNAGHFTIIYNQGFEIVLNDYKWFAFFKDVTDFISQLFMQLGTVRVHDLRHLRNKLVIK; encoded by the exons ATGGGTCCCAGGCCCCAGTCGCTGCTCGCCGCCCTCCTGCTGCTCCTCGCCGTCGCTGGCCCCGCGTACTGCGACACACCTGCCAACTGCACCTACCCTGACCTGCTGGGCACCTGGGTCTTCCAGGTGGGCGCCGTTGGTTCTCGGAGCGAAGTCAACTGCTCGGTTATGG gaccaCCAGAAAAAAAGGTAGTGGTGCACCTTAAGAAGTTGGATACAGCATATGATGATTTTGGCAATGCCGGCCATTTTACCATCATTTACAATCAAGGCTTTGAGATTGTGTTGAATGACTACAAGTGGTTTGCCTTTTTTAAG GATGTCACTGATTTTATCAGTCAGTTGTTCATGCAGCTGGGAACTGTGAGGGTACATGATTTGAGACATCTGAGGAACAAACTGG tTATTAAATAG
- the CTSC gene encoding dipeptidyl peptidase 1 isoform X2 translates to MGPRPQSLLAALLLLLAVAGPAYCDTPANCTYPDLLGTWVFQVGAVGSRSEVNCSVMGPPEKKVVVHLKKLDTAYDDFGNAGHFTIIYNQGFEIVLNDYKWFAFFKDVTDFISQLFMQLGTVRVHDLRHLRNKLGELH, encoded by the exons ATGGGTCCCAGGCCCCAGTCGCTGCTCGCCGCCCTCCTGCTGCTCCTCGCCGTCGCTGGCCCCGCGTACTGCGACACACCTGCCAACTGCACCTACCCTGACCTGCTGGGCACCTGGGTCTTCCAGGTGGGCGCCGTTGGTTCTCGGAGCGAAGTCAACTGCTCGGTTATGG gaccaCCAGAAAAAAAGGTAGTGGTGCACCTTAAGAAGTTGGATACAGCATATGATGATTTTGGCAATGCCGGCCATTTTACCATCATTTACAATCAAGGCTTTGAGATTGTGTTGAATGACTACAAGTGGTTTGCCTTTTTTAAG GATGTCACTGATTTTATCAGTCAGTTGTTCATGCAGCTGGGAACTGTGAGGGTACATGATTTGAGACATCTGAGGAACAAACTGGGTGAGCTCCACTGA